One Alicyclobacillus acidoterrestris DNA window includes the following coding sequences:
- the istB gene encoding IS21-like element helper ATPase IstB: MSEALLLAKTEESLLELGLKKAASILPASLEWAAGKQATYVEFLSRLLEAETEERFNRYLHTRLSLAHFPYHKTLADFDFTFQPSIDERQIRELAQLSFVEERNNVILLGPPGVGKTHLAVALGMEALQNRMSVYFVTMQRLVADLRKAHREGRLEKRLKVYIQPKLLICDEVGYLPLDALDAANFFRLVSERYEQGAMIITSNTSFTNWGAMFGDQVLASALLDRLLHHATTVNIRGNSYRMKDKLKAGVTHALREEVRD; this comes from the coding sequence ATGAGCGAAGCATTGTTATTGGCCAAGACGGAAGAATCTTTGTTGGAACTGGGGTTAAAGAAGGCCGCGTCGATTCTCCCAGCCAGCCTGGAGTGGGCTGCGGGAAAACAGGCGACGTATGTCGAGTTTCTGTCTCGTCTGTTAGAGGCAGAGACGGAGGAGCGGTTCAACCGCTACCTCCATACTCGCCTCAGCCTAGCACACTTCCCGTATCACAAGACGTTGGCAGACTTCGATTTTACGTTTCAGCCGTCCATCGACGAACGACAAATCAGGGAATTAGCACAACTGTCGTTCGTGGAGGAACGCAACAACGTCATTCTCCTCGGTCCGCCTGGCGTAGGAAAGACACATTTGGCTGTCGCGCTGGGGATGGAGGCCTTGCAAAACCGAATGAGTGTGTATTTCGTCACCATGCAGCGGTTGGTCGCCGATTTACGAAAAGCGCATCGGGAGGGCCGCTTAGAGAAGCGATTGAAGGTATACATCCAACCGAAACTCCTCATCTGCGACGAGGTTGGTTATCTGCCACTGGACGCGCTGGATGCAGCAAACTTCTTTCGTCTGGTCTCGGAGCGGTATGAACAAGGGGCGATGATTATCACGTCCAATACAAGTTTCACCAACTGGGGGGCCATGTTTGGGGATCAGGTGTTGGCGTCGGCTTTACTTGATCGCTTGCTTCACCACGCGACAACGGTCAACATACGCGGGAATAGTTACCGGATGAAGGATAAACTCAAGGCGGGCGTGACCCATGCCCTGCGAGAAGAGGTGAGAGACTAA
- the istA gene encoding IS21 family transposase — protein MTESEKMEVRRMYQEGVSISELSRRTGHDRKTIRKVVQEQEDGKKPLAGTKRKGSKLEPYKPYVEQRMRFGVLNAERILREIREQGYTGGITVLREFMHPLRPAVSAKATVRFETGPGEQAQIDLGAFPYIDAEENRRTLWCFAMVLSYSRMLYLEFIKASDQLHILQALRNALEFFDGVPKTILSDNCAPLVLSNDGHGHVEWQPAYLDFAKYYGFVPKACKPYRSRTKGKIERPIRYIRDSFWPTAFVDLADVNQQAVIWRDTVANIRIHGTTHERPQSRFPDEKLQRLPKHRYLLAYSALRKVLNDCRISWNASLYSVPWQYVGKNVLVRTFETGRLQIEYGGQVIAEHSLVDKHQVSINPEHVKGIPMDTPRHSRGKVAGLQVEPDVEQRDLDVYEQIASGGQLQ, from the coding sequence ATGACGGAGAGTGAGAAAATGGAAGTTAGAAGGATGTATCAGGAAGGCGTGAGTATCTCTGAACTCTCTCGAAGAACTGGACATGACCGTAAGACAATTCGAAAGGTCGTCCAAGAGCAGGAGGATGGAAAGAAGCCTTTAGCTGGAACCAAACGAAAAGGCAGTAAGTTGGAGCCCTATAAGCCGTATGTAGAACAGCGGATGCGTTTTGGTGTCCTGAACGCGGAGCGGATTTTACGAGAGATTCGGGAGCAGGGATACACGGGTGGAATCACGGTTCTTCGTGAGTTTATGCACCCGCTTCGCCCCGCTGTCTCTGCCAAGGCAACGGTTCGGTTCGAAACAGGCCCTGGTGAACAGGCCCAGATCGACCTAGGTGCATTCCCGTATATCGACGCCGAGGAGAATCGGCGCACGTTATGGTGTTTTGCCATGGTTCTATCCTACTCCCGGATGCTCTATTTGGAGTTTATCAAAGCGTCAGACCAACTGCATATCCTACAAGCCCTGCGCAATGCGCTTGAGTTTTTTGACGGGGTACCAAAGACCATTCTCAGTGACAACTGTGCACCACTTGTTCTGTCTAACGACGGACATGGGCACGTAGAATGGCAGCCGGCTTATTTGGATTTCGCCAAATATTATGGGTTTGTTCCCAAGGCCTGCAAACCCTATCGCAGTCGTACGAAAGGAAAAATTGAGCGCCCGATTCGTTATATCCGCGACAGCTTTTGGCCGACCGCGTTTGTGGACTTGGCAGATGTCAATCAGCAGGCAGTCATATGGAGAGATACCGTTGCCAACATCCGCATCCATGGGACAACGCATGAGCGGCCGCAGTCTCGGTTCCCTGACGAAAAACTGCAGAGGCTGCCGAAACATCGGTATCTGTTGGCGTATAGCGCATTGCGTAAGGTCCTCAACGACTGTCGAATCTCATGGAATGCCAGCCTGTATTCTGTGCCGTGGCAGTACGTGGGAAAAAATGTTCTAGTTCGCACGTTTGAAACGGGCCGTCTACAAATTGAATATGGCGGTCAGGTTATCGCCGAGCATAGTCTCGTGGACAAGCATCAAGTCTCCATCAACCCTGAGCACGTAAAAGGTATCCCCATGGATACGCCGAGGCATTCACGGGGCAAAGTCGCTGGTCTTCAAGTCGAACCCGACGTGGAACAACGGGATCTGGACGTATATGAGCAAATCGCGTCAGGAGGGCAATTGCAATGA
- a CDS encoding tetratricopeptide repeat protein yields the protein MYPVQIRFLHDGYDDNKVNKQQKFKRNISILEKHIQQYPDDVLSHSFLGREHLILGNPDAAIRHLVRARELLTASKNSIALAEVERNLVWALDSKGDVAQAESLAFGLTQRFPDYVDGWYMYGMYQLRKVVSLQSAIQHIAKSLELSSKGKYATDPAIGEYKAMLHLADEHRLSGIWIEARKLYAEVLRRAPEYAPAKNVLAQMDKQVLEIAKEIRGNL from the coding sequence GTGTACCCAGTTCAGATACGGTTTTTGCATGATGGGTACGACGATAACAAAGTAAATAAGCAGCAAAAGTTCAAACGGAATATTTCGATTTTAGAAAAGCACATTCAGCAGTACCCAGATGATGTGCTCTCTCATTCCTTTCTCGGTCGTGAGCATCTCATTTTGGGAAACCCGGATGCTGCTATCCGGCATCTTGTACGAGCTAGGGAGCTTTTAACGGCATCTAAGAATTCTATAGCGCTGGCCGAAGTTGAAAGAAATTTAGTGTGGGCGCTCGATAGTAAGGGCGACGTAGCACAAGCAGAATCTCTTGCGTTTGGACTGACACAAAGATTTCCAGACTATGTTGATGGATGGTACATGTATGGAATGTACCAATTGCGAAAAGTGGTGTCCCTACAATCCGCTATTCAACATATTGCGAAGTCACTCGAATTGTCTTCAAAAGGGAAGTATGCTACCGATCCGGCAATTGGTGAGTACAAAGCTATGTTACATCTTGCGGATGAGCACCGTCTTAGTGGAATTTGGATTGAAGCAAGGAAGCTTTATGCAGAAGTCCTTCGTAGAGCACCTGAATATGCACCAGCTAAGAATGTCCTGGCTCAAATGGATAAGCAAGTACTTGAGATTGCTAAGGAGATTAGAGGCAATCTTTAG
- a CDS encoding efflux RND transporter periplasmic adaptor subunit, translating into MDTQTSLNSEIGLGNNSGKNPRRKWILAGIAVIVVLGVGIGIAERPSASAAEIPPSDLYQVHSLASKKTISTEGTVQSASEVNLSFQGQGGKVTSVKVKVGDHVKAGQVIATLDDSATKNAVQQAQSALDQAEAGVSQAEGNVAQAQGNVAEAQAGLVKATEGATPATKSVAESNVEKAQAALTAAQQQYKDQQAAYNDRTTAYQQLVAAQNAAQEAKAALDTAQANQQSQIDAAQQALTAAQNNLQTAETNLQSAQQKDGNITEQQVDEAYQNYQEALSRFDSYQKTYGDANNPYASQLQNYESVYEGLNQGYQELQSDQTAYNSAVAAVAQAKAQLTSAQNGVSTAQAQYDAAEKALQTAQATYNDRTAAKQALDAAQSQVQQAKAALANAQAAYKQTVEPADKGTVDSAKAGIQTSQAGVKTADAGVQAAEAQVKSAQAALNNAELNESYMTLRAPVSGVITDKNIQPGDTVSPGQTAFVLDVQQMQVALPISESQMPYVHQGQKVTFTVPEIPNKTFTATIFQVDPTPIEGNGGSYQALATVDNPTSSLKSGMTGPVSIDVSGQQDTMVVPAIAIHNENGQQGVYLYDPKATKSEKAQASQLGLPENVIFQPVSVQSESGYQAEVTSGLNDGDKVVLGEGAFLVGDNGTVDES; encoded by the coding sequence ATGGATACACAAACCTCGCTGAATTCCGAGATTGGCTTAGGCAACAATAGCGGGAAGAACCCACGCCGCAAGTGGATTCTAGCCGGCATTGCCGTCATCGTCGTACTCGGTGTGGGCATTGGCATCGCAGAGCGCCCAAGTGCGTCCGCTGCAGAAATTCCACCGAGCGACTTGTATCAGGTACACTCGCTCGCAAGTAAGAAAACCATCTCCACCGAAGGAACCGTCCAAAGTGCCTCCGAGGTCAATCTCTCGTTCCAGGGCCAAGGCGGTAAGGTGACGAGTGTCAAGGTGAAAGTGGGCGATCACGTCAAAGCCGGCCAAGTCATCGCCACCTTGGATGACTCCGCGACCAAAAACGCCGTTCAGCAGGCCCAATCAGCACTGGATCAAGCGGAAGCAGGCGTTTCCCAAGCTGAGGGCAACGTGGCTCAGGCACAAGGCAATGTAGCAGAAGCACAGGCTGGTTTGGTCAAGGCAACGGAAGGTGCAACACCTGCCACAAAGAGTGTGGCTGAGTCGAACGTTGAAAAGGCACAGGCCGCATTGACAGCTGCGCAACAGCAATATAAAGACCAACAGGCTGCTTACAATGACCGTACGACGGCTTATCAACAACTGGTCGCTGCTCAGAACGCTGCTCAGGAAGCCAAAGCGGCACTGGACACCGCACAAGCTAACCAACAGTCGCAGATTGATGCGGCACAACAAGCTTTGACGGCTGCTCAGAATAACCTGCAGACGGCGGAGACCAACCTGCAAAGTGCACAACAGAAAGACGGGAATATCACGGAGCAGCAGGTAGACGAGGCCTATCAAAACTACCAGGAAGCTCTGTCACGTTTCGATAGTTACCAAAAGACCTATGGTGACGCAAATAATCCATATGCTTCACAGTTACAAAACTATGAGTCGGTTTATGAGGGTTTGAATCAAGGATATCAGGAGCTACAAAGTGACCAGACTGCATACAACTCCGCTGTTGCCGCAGTCGCACAAGCAAAGGCACAATTAACGTCGGCACAAAACGGTGTATCGACGGCTCAAGCGCAATACGATGCTGCGGAGAAAGCTTTGCAGACAGCTCAAGCGACCTATAATGACCGTACCGCTGCCAAACAAGCATTGGATGCTGCCCAAAGCCAGGTGCAACAGGCTAAAGCTGCGCTAGCCAACGCACAAGCTGCTTACAAACAAACGGTAGAACCTGCTGATAAAGGTACAGTTGACTCCGCAAAGGCAGGTATCCAAACTTCGCAGGCTGGTGTCAAAACTGCCGATGCGGGCGTCCAGGCGGCGGAAGCTCAGGTGAAATCTGCTCAAGCTGCCCTCAACAACGCCGAGCTAAATGAGAGTTATATGACGCTCAGAGCACCAGTAAGTGGCGTCATTACCGACAAAAACATCCAACCGGGAGACACAGTTTCACCGGGGCAGACGGCATTTGTATTGGATGTACAACAAATGCAAGTTGCACTGCCGATTAGCGAATCTCAGATGCCATATGTTCACCAAGGACAGAAGGTCACATTCACGGTACCCGAGATCCCTAACAAAACATTTACGGCGACCATTTTCCAGGTCGACCCGACGCCCATCGAGGGTAATGGGGGATCGTATCAGGCGCTAGCAACTGTAGACAACCCGACTTCAAGTCTTAAATCGGGGATGACAGGACCTGTGAGCATTGATGTCTCCGGGCAGCAGGATACCATGGTTGTACCGGCTATTGCGATACACAATGAGAACGGACAACAAGGTGTCTATCTGTATGACCCAAAGGCCACAAAGAGCGAAAAGGCACAAGCCTCACAGCTTGGGTTACCAGAGAACGTCATATTCCAACCTGTCAGCGTTCAGAGTGAAAGTGGATACCAAGCTGAAGTCACTTCGGGCCTAAATGACGGCGATAAAGTGGTTCTTGGAGAAGGTGCCTTTTTGGTTGGTGATAACGGTACGGTGGACGAGAGCTAA
- a CDS encoding DHA2 family efflux MFS transporter permease subunit, with translation MSANPASAVQTQVKAPYLQLFIVLMGSFMAILDTSVVNVAIPKMEVALNANTTSIQWVLTGYMLVTGIIVPTSGWLIDKFGPKKVLIAALIVFTIASALCGMSWNLSSIIFFRILQAAGGGLLQPLAQTIIYRVFPRERIGGVMGLFGVTIMAAPAFGPLLSGYFVEYSSWRLIFFVNVPIGVIATFMAMTFMHEFSHQAKASLDVIGLTFSTLGFFALLYGFNNVPDHGWGSTVVRVSIAIGVVSLICLVITELRVENPLLQLRVLKNYTYTMSLIIVSILSVALFVGIFLLPLYLQNIMGYSPMRAGLFMTPAALASAVMMPISGKLFDKIGARPLGLVGLAILTVSTLGFTTLTATSTSGHIQLLYIVRSIGMGLAMMPIMTAGTTALVAVAPHLVSQAAAVNNTVRQVASGLGTAILTVYMSKREIIRTSQLSDHLNPGTPQGLQLTGLIHQLSSQGLSAAAAQSEAISLISAWIQKTSFVLGMNDTFFISTILAGLAWFATIFIYRGRRKVKPTPVKGQQQQSLAAE, from the coding sequence TTGAGCGCGAATCCTGCAAGTGCCGTTCAGACGCAGGTAAAGGCCCCATATTTACAACTATTCATCGTACTCATGGGTTCCTTTATGGCCATTCTCGATACCAGTGTCGTCAACGTGGCGATTCCAAAAATGGAGGTCGCACTCAACGCGAACACGACGAGCATTCAGTGGGTCTTGACGGGTTACATGCTGGTGACAGGTATTATTGTCCCAACGTCAGGCTGGCTGATTGATAAATTTGGTCCGAAGAAAGTGCTCATCGCTGCCCTCATCGTATTCACGATTGCCTCAGCGCTCTGCGGCATGTCGTGGAACTTAAGCAGTATCATCTTCTTTCGGATTCTCCAGGCAGCTGGTGGCGGTCTCTTACAGCCATTGGCCCAAACGATTATTTACCGCGTGTTCCCGCGCGAACGCATCGGTGGCGTCATGGGACTGTTCGGCGTGACCATCATGGCAGCGCCCGCATTTGGCCCGCTGCTCAGTGGCTATTTTGTCGAGTATTCGTCGTGGCGACTGATTTTCTTCGTCAATGTTCCAATTGGCGTGATAGCCACTTTCATGGCCATGACGTTCATGCACGAGTTCTCGCACCAGGCTAAAGCGTCCTTGGATGTCATCGGCCTCACGTTTTCAACACTTGGCTTTTTTGCATTGCTCTACGGATTCAACAACGTCCCTGACCATGGCTGGGGTTCAACGGTTGTCCGGGTCTCAATCGCCATTGGCGTCGTATCGCTCATCTGTCTGGTCATTACCGAGTTGCGCGTGGAAAACCCGCTGCTTCAGCTACGCGTCCTAAAGAACTATACATACACGATGAGCCTGATTATCGTGTCGATTCTTAGTGTGGCGTTGTTCGTCGGGATTTTCTTGCTGCCGTTGTATTTGCAGAACATCATGGGTTATTCACCCATGCGAGCCGGTTTATTTATGACCCCTGCGGCACTCGCTTCGGCGGTCATGATGCCTATCAGTGGTAAGTTGTTCGATAAAATTGGTGCTCGACCCTTAGGGCTCGTCGGATTGGCGATTCTGACCGTCTCAACGCTTGGGTTCACCACGCTGACGGCTACCTCGACGTCCGGCCATATTCAACTGCTCTATATCGTAAGAAGCATCGGAATGGGCCTTGCCATGATGCCTATCATGACGGCGGGTACGACTGCACTGGTCGCTGTAGCGCCACACTTGGTCTCACAGGCGGCCGCAGTAAACAATACCGTTCGCCAAGTTGCATCTGGCCTTGGTACTGCGATATTGACGGTATACATGTCCAAGAGGGAGATTATCCGGACATCTCAGCTGTCAGATCACTTAAACCCTGGTACGCCACAGGGCTTACAGCTCACGGGACTAATTCATCAACTGAGTTCCCAAGGGCTATCCGCAGCTGCGGCACAGTCAGAAGCGATAAGCCTCATTTCTGCCTGGATTCAGAAAACGAGTTTCGTCTTAGGCATGAATGATACGTTTTTTATTTCCACCATCCTCGCGGGATTAGCTTGGTTTGCCACCATCTTTATCTACCGAGGAAGAAGAAAAGTAAAACCGACACCAGTCAAGGGACAGCAACAACAGTCTCTAGCTGCCGAATAA
- a CDS encoding HlyD family secretion protein has product MSMKKGVARGLQIGGGVVVVAAIVFGGMYWNHTRQYISTDDAYIDGRQYTISSPVSGKVVDWQGTVGATFAPNSPVGEVEEQSGDSTSTVPIPAPADVSIIQQDTADNEFVAAGTPLAYAYDMNKLWVTVNVKETLIHEVHVGQPVDIDIDAYPNQTFHGTVARIGLATGSTLSMVPSTSNNANFTKVTQIVPVKVTFTTYPTEPIVPGFDVTAHIKKTGN; this is encoded by the coding sequence ATGTCTATGAAAAAGGGTGTGGCAAGAGGTTTACAAATCGGCGGTGGTGTCGTTGTCGTCGCCGCAATTGTCTTTGGCGGCATGTACTGGAACCACACGCGTCAATACATCTCAACCGATGACGCATATATCGACGGACGCCAATATACGATTTCCTCTCCCGTTTCTGGGAAAGTTGTGGATTGGCAAGGAACCGTTGGGGCGACATTCGCACCGAATAGTCCCGTCGGAGAAGTAGAGGAACAGTCAGGCGACTCGACCTCAACCGTTCCCATTCCGGCACCAGCAGATGTATCCATCATTCAACAGGATACCGCAGACAACGAATTTGTCGCAGCAGGGACGCCCTTGGCGTACGCGTACGACATGAACAAATTGTGGGTCACCGTGAACGTGAAAGAGACGTTGATTCACGAAGTGCACGTGGGCCAGCCAGTGGACATCGATATTGATGCATATCCAAACCAGACGTTCCACGGCACGGTAGCACGCATTGGGCTCGCCACAGGTAGCACGTTGTCCATGGTGCCGAGCACTAGTAACAATGCCAACTTCACAAAGGTTACACAGATTGTCCCAGTGAAAGTCACATTCACGACCTACCCAACTGAACCGATTGTTCCTGGGTTTGATGTCACGGCTCACATTAAAAAGACCGGAAACTAA
- a CDS encoding MarR family winged helix-turn-helix transcriptional regulator translates to MSISGKKYNSTLYELISTYRDLALCISHVVKPLVEEVGLTMFQFRLLVCLYEGGTNLTELAERVHAYKGYTSSAVDVLVAAHLVTRQYPESDRRSVYLEITDDGKHVLDQILDTDTPFYQRLSSAFQLSEAELQRLIALHRNVISNLVDGRKECL, encoded by the coding sequence ATGTCCATATCCGGCAAGAAGTACAACAGCACTTTGTATGAACTCATTTCCACTTACCGTGATCTTGCACTGTGTATTTCCCACGTCGTCAAACCTCTCGTCGAGGAAGTCGGCCTCACGATGTTTCAATTTCGTCTCCTCGTTTGTCTATACGAAGGCGGAACGAATTTGACTGAGCTTGCTGAGCGAGTGCACGCGTACAAGGGATACACAAGTTCCGCTGTCGATGTGCTGGTCGCAGCACACTTGGTCACCCGGCAATATCCCGAATCTGACCGAAGATCCGTTTACTTGGAAATCACGGATGATGGAAAACATGTACTAGATCAGATTTTGGATACGGACACACCATTCTACCAGCGGTTATCTTCTGCTTTCCAGCTGTCAGAAGCAGAATTACAACGCCTTATCGCGTTGCATCGAAATGTCATCTCGAACCTTGTTGATGGAAGGAAAGAATGTCTATGA